Below is a window of Leptolyngbya sp. CCY15150 DNA.
GCCGATGCCGTGGTGCAGGCCCTCAACCAAGCCATGACGCCCCCCTTCGGCAGCGGTCAACGGTTTATTTGGCTAGTAGACACCCCCATTGCCCAACGCTGCTCTGAGGCGCTGCTGGCAGAACTGGAGCGCACCCTGCCCAATATTCCCGATACATCCGTGTTGATGATTACCCTGGCGGGCAAGCCGGACGGTCGGCTCAAGTCCACCAAGCTGCTGAAAACCCATGCCACGATGCGGGAATTCGCTGCCATCTCGCCTTGGAAGACCGATCAATTAATTCGCCACGTGGAAACTATGGCGAAGGAGATGCACCTCACCCTGTCGCCCAAAGCCTCGGAGCTGCTGGCGGATGCGGTGGGCAATGATACCCGCCAATTGGTCACCGAGCTAGAAAAACTCAGCCTCTACGTCAGCGATGGGCAAGGTCGTGGGGCCATTGATGAGGCAGCGATCGCCACCCTAGTGACCACATCCACCCAAAACAGTTTGCAATTGGCCGTGGCGATCCGCGAGGGCAACACCGCCCGAGCTCTCACC
It encodes the following:
- the holA gene encoding DNA polymerase III subunit delta, translated to MPVHVYWGDDEFALHRAIATLRDRTLDPAWASFNADKLLPDQADAVVQALNQAMTPPFGSGQRFIWLVDTPIAQRCSEALLAELERTLPNIPDTSVLMITLAGKPDGRLKSTKLLKTHATMREFAAISPWKTDQLIRHVETMAKEMHLTLSPKASELLADAVGNDTRQLVTELEKLSLYVSDGQGRGAIDEAAIATLVTTSTQNSLQLAVAIREGNTARALTLVADLFNRNEPALKIVTTLVGQVRTWLWVKLMVQLGERDERAIAQAAEVSNPKRIYFLQKEVRSISLDQLQTALKLLLQLDLGLKQGAEPRSWMQTHIIQLCQTFQASPSGQWR